A window from Malassezia japonica chromosome 1, complete sequence encodes these proteins:
- the HAM1 gene encoding adenylate kinase (EggNog:ENOG503P1W0; COG:F; BUSCO:EOG09264YHS) — translation MARVITFVTGNANKLREVKQILESSSASSWTLESRELDVPEIQGTTQEVALAKCRSAAEQLQAPCLTEDTALKFHALNGLPGPYIKDFLGNLGVDGLPKLLAGFEDKSATALCTFAFSPGTGEEPILFEGTTAGKIVVPRGATRFGWDPVFEVDETSKTFAEMDGTEKNKVSHRGRALAKLQAYLAEH, via the exons ATGGCGCGAGTCATTACGTTTGTGACCGGCAACGCGaacaagctgcgcgaggtgaAGCAGATCCTCGAGTCGTCGTCCGCATCGAGCTGGAcgctcgagtcgcgcgAACTCGACG tgcCGGAAATTCAGGGGACCACGCAGGaagtcgcgctcgccaagtgccgctcggccgcggagCAGCTCCAGGCACCGTGCCTCACGGAGGACACCGCGCTGAAGTTCCACGCGCTGAATGGCCTGCCCGGCCCGTACATCAAGGACTTTTTGGGCAACCTCGGTGTGGACG GCCTTCCCAAGCTCCTGGCCGGCTTTGAGGACaagagcgcgacggcgctgTGCACCTTTGCCTTTTCGCCGGGTACGGGCGAGGAGCCGATTCTGTTCGAGGGCACGACCGCCGGAAAGATTGTCGTgccccgcggcgcgacgcgcttcggcTGGGACCCCGTGTTTGAGGTGGACGAGACGTCCAAGACCTTTGCCGAGATGGACGGCACCGAGAAGAACAAGGTGTCGCACCGggggcgcgcgctcgcaaAGCTACAGGCCTACCTTGCCGAGCACTAG